The Montipora foliosa isolate CH-2021 chromosome 1, ASM3666993v2, whole genome shotgun sequence DNA segment ACATGGTATAAAAAAAACACAGGTGTGTGGGACGGTAACCCCATACCTCTCGCAGCGCTGCTTCTCGTTTTCGCGAGAAGCGATCTAAAATGGCTAGTTTTAGTGGCTCAATGGGTAGATCATCCGACCGAAGTTACGAAGTAGTTATTAAAAACTTGCAATATCTTGTAGCATTTTTAACATTTCAGTTTTATTATACCTACATTTCCTTTATTATGTCTCTGCTGCCTTTAAAATGGTACAACACACGCGAAAAAACACATAGTAATACAATTCGGTTATAGACAGGAAGAAATGCTCAGGACACACGTTTGTGTTACCCCAATaaaaaatgattgattgatcgatcgCGTACAATCAATCGACTGATTGATGGATTATATAGACCTAATCGGCGAACTCATTGTTGAACCCAagtcaaaccctttgggaatacaatacacaaataatcttaatcccgggagattcgAATTGAGGACAACATTAAGTTATGGagtggatggatggatggatggattcATTCATTGATTATGCACATCCTCCTCTCTTTCCTATGATTCTTTTAACCGTTGAGAATCAAATCtaggataaaaaaataaaaacattatgTTAGTCATAAGGTATACAGTATAAATATACAGTTAAATCTGATTGTAAATTGATAATCACACAAAAAGGGGGTAGCAGATGACTGAATCTGGAATGCCATGTCAGATCCCAAGTGAGATTCCTCAGAAAAATGACACTACGGTAAACAAAGCTGATCATGACGAGTTTATCTCTTGATGataataactttaaaaactACAGTTTTATTTGGAGATTTCACTAAAGGATCTTGAAGAGTTCGGTAAGCATCATCTTTCTCCGCTGTAGTTTCATTCTTGCTTTGCGGCGGAGACGATTGTTGCCCCAATCAAAAACGGTGTCTAAAAAGCGGCAAGCAACGGGAATAAAATATCGTACGACCACATTCAAATATGTTAATATGATAAAAACCGGAACGTTCCAACAAAGGCTTGGAATACAAGAGGACTTACTTTCCCAATCGGAggcacttcaatttttttttcctcgtttgTGAGAGAGGCTTCGGGTTTTGTAACCGCTTATCTCGAACGTTTCTTTGTTTCGGCCTGGCACCACGATCTGTGTTTCTCATGACCTACAACACATTAACGCGCAAATACAAAAAACGTTATCAAGTCATTTTACAAACTGGATCAACCTTGAACCTGTCGAGAAAGTTTAATTTCGAAAAGGAGGTTTACAGGCGTTGCCAACAACTGAGCAGTAATTTAACAGGCAGAGTTCAGTTCAGGTTTTCCTGTTGGTTTGACAGCtcttgaaatagttttctttaCCCTCGTATGGCCGGAAATCACCGCTTATTAAAATTCCCGCTAGGCCTTGGTCCAAGACGGGTTGTGAAGTTACATCAGTAATTGATTGACTCGTTTACCAAAAGAGGCTATATCACAATCACCAATATGGCAGTCCGGTTACCTCCATTTTTTTCGTTATTTTCCCGTAGAGACCTCACTTTCGGTTAATAATTATATCTTATTAGacgttttggtgtgtagtatcgctgagtattttgacgagcccgcTAGGGCGAGTCAAACTACAAACAACACGTATAAAATACTGAGCGATACTACACTCCAAACcatctaataagctatttattatccaactttctTGCGCTAAATTTTTAACAAACGAATTTTAAACAAACGAGAACGTGTGACAGATATGCGCGTGCTAGGCAACGTCAACAACTAAACTAGTAAAACCGGTTTTCTATTGTACAAAAACCAAGTATACACATAACTGACTGTAATgtttgtactcgtttcgtgcgttctttgtacaataactaatacactTGGATAATAAGTAGTAGTTAATAGACACCTTTTTATTGTCCGTGGACCTTTCCCCTCTTCCAGTGATTTCTGCTGACCATCGATTTTTTGGAAAGCAATCAGGCTGCAAATTAACGGATACCGATGGAATTAATAAAAATGACCTTTTTCTTACTGAATTGCTTGTGTAATGAATTGTATATCCCCGCAAAGGATATGCAAACAAAGAAGCAAAAGCGCAATACTGCTCCATAAACATTAATGTATTGTTTTATTTTGATTGGAGCCCATCTCTCTTCAAGACGTCTCAGTGAGGGGAAGGAAGGTCGGGGATACAAATTCCCCCAGGGAATTATATGTTTCTGTTTCCATCTTCTTTTCGTTTTATTAACCAATACATACAAACAACACAGTCTCCTCTATATTTGGATAACAACACTTGTTTGATCCTCTTTTGCACTTGCAAATCCGAGGCCACTTTTGTGAAATTTGCAAAATGGTCTTCTCGAAGAAGGACGATAAACTGTAGGCCTCATATCACCACCCCGTTGGACGTAAAAAAAACCAATATAccattcgcaaagagtagggcatgtagttcccggtgttgtggtctgtcgtctgtggtgtatcatgttTGGGAGGGTATAATGCTCGGAGAACTGGCTACAtaaagctactctaaaatccgaggatGAATAATGTTATGATTAGAATAGtagaatagttaacaattagacccgtagcccgcaagggctacgggtcaatatgaatgggctattgacccgtggcccttgaaggcgaagggtctaattgttttagcatcacccaactagtcggacagaaaaggcaataacaaagttagcaaatgcaagttgaagaaatatttacttgggaataaaacgaaagagagcgtcacgctttttgctactcgaggactatcactaatagtcctctagtagcgtatccaatcaaaatgcaggatttacATTAGTCccctagttgggtgatactaataggTAATAGACACCTTTTTATTGTCCGTGGACCTTTCCCCTCTTCGAGTGATGTCTGCTGACCATCGATTTTTTGGAAGGCGCCCAGGCTGCAAATTAAACGACAGCgatggaattaaaaaaatgaccTTTTTATTACTGAATTGCTTGTGTAATGAATTTTATGTCCCCATAAAGGACATGCAAACAAAGTAGCAAAGCACAATACTGCTCCATAAATATTCATGTATTGTTATATTCTGACTGGAGCTCATCTCCCTCCAAGTCCTTTCAGTTAAAGGAAGGTCGGGGATTCAAATTCTCCCAGGGACTTATATGTTTCTGTTTCCATCCCCTTTTCCTTTTATTCACCAGTACATACAACACAGGCTCCTCTTAATAACCTACCGGAGAGAAGAGAGTTCGCCATTTTTCCTCCAATTCTTTTATCAGGCTTTCTCGATTCACCTGAAATTCTTTAACCTTTTGTAACTCTTCCTTCTCTTCTTCGCCCATTTCTTCAACTGTATCTTCCAAATCTTTAACTCTGTAAACCAATTCATCGTGGTCGGCGCGCAGCCCGTGGTAAGCGAAATCGTAGAATTCCCTCTTAAGATCTTCGCTACATTTACAAGTTTCTGATACCATTTCTCGTGTTCCAATATAAAGATCCTCCAAATGCTCGCTGAGTGTTTTTACGATAACCAATTTTACTGGAGTTTTGAATTGATCTTGTTTTACCTCCGGTACCTCTAAGGGTGAAGTTACGTATGTTGCAAGCTTATGTTTGAATGTTTGTAATTCTGCACTGATGCGACGCTCTCGGACTTCCTCGTCGTTTTCCCCGGAAACAGCACAAGGGTTCATATCAAAGGAAAGTTTATCCTCCAGATCCTAAGAGAAGaatgattttaataaaatttacgTGGAACATTGCTTGAATGTGTAAATCTGGAAATATACTTGTCTATTGAAACAACTGAGAAACAGTTTTTTCGGTCGAATAACAAAGGTAATTGGTGTAATGCTAATGCTAGAAAATTGGAGGTGCGATACACATTTACCTCCATTTCCTGCTTTTCGCTATCCTGTACTTCGTTAGTTTTTGCTCTAAGCCTCGACACTTTTGTTGTAAAGAATAGGTGGGAGATAAGTAGACGCTAAATTTTAAACCATTTAAATGCAAAAACGATGGCGCTCACATGCTTCGCGAAAAACACCTCTAATATTAGCTTTGTATACCGCCTCAGGATAAAATTGTTTCAGCAGGAGCTCACCAAGGGGAATCTCTAtgtccaagagaaaatgaggggacagagaaggaggctcccggtccagcccttgggatatgtcatgtccacgaaagttatttttagacgagcggaagtcttccgagacgtccgcatgcaggccaacctcggtccgatgtttgaaagaaaatatatattcatcagccttccacgtgcgccatcattttctcttttcactaagaacctgagagcgaagcaagactgcatgcggacgtctcggaagacagacttcccctagaacaaagacttccgctcgtctaaaaataactttcgtggacatgacatatcccggccaacgccttgagcctccctctctgtcccctcattttctcttgctatgTCCCATACTTCCCTTTCCGAGTAGACTTGTTTATAGAACGCCTTCCTTAGGAGATTCATTCCGCCCACTGTTCACAAGGTTGCAATGAACAATTTAAAGCTCCAACTTTAAGGCTTGCGCTTCCATCCTTTTTATTTCTCTCGGCTACACTTTGAATCAAGTGCCACAACTATTTCAGGCACTATTTTTACGTAACCACAAATAGAAGCTAGTATTTTACTTTGACTCGCTGTTCCTTACCTCCTCCTCAAATTCCCTAATTTTGGAGACCTACGCAACACAAAGAGAAGACAGAAGTAAGTTTTGACTTTCATGATTCGATATAAAATAAGTCTACCTTTAAAATAGGCTGCAATAAATGAACACTTTGAGGACGTTCGAAGTTTGGTGGCAGAACTTTGACGAACCCCGAAAAGTGAACGGGTAtggatggaaatgggcccacacaaggacagagaaaaactctgaccagggtgggaattgaacccacgaccttcgggtgggatctccgccgc contains these protein-coding regions:
- the LOC138005486 gene encoding uncharacterized protein isoform X4, which produces MSQSAWNRNDPLTEGVVYEKRLADDIGQKWKDLGRALGFHQASIDNIEQEKGNNSKECCIEVLVRWLRRDGKEGATVGKLVDALTKIELKNLADRFPIKPSDTNRDSMENSKARELEDTVSKIKNKNKELEEENFKMSNKIKELDEEVSKIREFEEEDLEDKLSFDMNPCAVSGENDEEVRERRISAELQTFKHKLATYVTSPLEVPEVKQDQFKTPVKLVIVKTLSEHLEDLYIGTREMVSETCKCSEDLKREFYDFAYHGLRADHDELVYRVKDLEDTVEEMGEEEKEELQKVKEFQVNRESLIKELEEKWRTLFSPPGRLPKNRWSADITRRGERSTDNKKPDCFPKNRWSAEITGRGERSTDNKKVMRNTDRGARPKQRNVRDKRLQNPKPLSQTRKKKLKCLRLGKFDSQRLKES
- the LOC138005486 gene encoding uncharacterized protein PF3D7_1120000-like isoform X3, whose product is MSQSAWNRNDPLTEGVVYEKRLADDIGQKWKDLGRALGFHQASIDNIEQEKGNNSKECCIEVLVRWLRRDGKEGATVGKLVDALTKIELKNLADRFPIKPSDTNRDSMENSKARELEDTVFKMRNRIKELEVEVSKIREFEEEVSKIKNKNKELEEEVSKIREFEEEDLEDKLSFDMNPCAVSGENDEEVRERRISAELQTFKHKLATYVTSPLEVPEVKQDQFKTPVKLVIVKTLSEHLEDLYIGTREMVSETCKCSEDLKREFYDFAYHGLRADHDELVYRVKDLEDTVEEMGEEEKEELQKVKEFQVNRESLIKELEEKWRTLFSPPGRLPKNRWSADITRRGERSTDNKKPDCFPKNRWSAEITGRGERSTDNKKVMRNTDRGARPKQRNVRDKRLQNPKPLSQTRKKKLKCLRLGKFDSQRLKES
- the LOC138005486 gene encoding uncharacterized protein isoform X1; the protein is MSQSAWNRNDPLTEGVVYEKRLADDIGQKWKDLGRALGFHQASIDNIEQEKGNNSKECCIEVLVRWLRRDGKEGATVGKLVDALTKIELKNLADRFPIKPSDTNRDSMENSKARELEDTVFKMRNRIKELEVEVSKIREFEEEVSKIKNKNKELEEENFKMSNKIKELDEEVSKIREFEEEDLEDKLSFDMNPCAVSGENDEEVRERRISAELQTFKHKLATYVTSPLEVPEVKQDQFKTPVKLVIVKTLSEHLEDLYIGTREMVSETCKCSEDLKREFYDFAYHGLRADHDELVYRVKDLEDTVEEMGEEEKEELQKVKEFQVNRESLIKELEEKWRTLFSPPGRLPKNRWSADITRRGERSTDNKKPDCFPKNRWSAEITGRGERSTDNKKVMRNTDRGARPKQRNVRDKRLQNPKPLSQTRKKKLKCLRLGKFDSQRLKES
- the LOC138005486 gene encoding uncharacterized protein isoform X2, coding for MSQSAWNRNDPLTEGVVYEKRLADDIGQKWKDLGRALGFHQASIDNIEQEKGNNSKECCIEVLVRWLRRDGKEGATVGKLVDALTKIELKNLADRFPIKPSDTNRDSMENSKARELEDTVFKMRNRIKELEVEVSKIKNKNKELEEENFKMSNKIKELDEEVSKIREFEEEDLEDKLSFDMNPCAVSGENDEEVRERRISAELQTFKHKLATYVTSPLEVPEVKQDQFKTPVKLVIVKTLSEHLEDLYIGTREMVSETCKCSEDLKREFYDFAYHGLRADHDELVYRVKDLEDTVEEMGEEEKEELQKVKEFQVNRESLIKELEEKWRTLFSPPGRLPKNRWSADITRRGERSTDNKKPDCFPKNRWSAEITGRGERSTDNKKVMRNTDRGARPKQRNVRDKRLQNPKPLSQTRKKKLKCLRLGKFDSQRLKES
- the LOC138005486 gene encoding uncharacterized protein PF3D7_1120000-like isoform X6 yields the protein MSQSAWNRNDPLTEGVVYEKRLADDIGQKWKDLGRALGFHQASIDNIEQEKGNNSKECCIEVLVRWLRRDGKEGATVGKLVDALTKIELKNLADRFPIKPSDTNRDSMENSKARELEDTVSKIKNKNKELEEEVSKIREFEEEDLEDKLSFDMNPCAVSGENDEEVRERRISAELQTFKHKLATYVTSPLEVPEVKQDQFKTPVKLVIVKTLSEHLEDLYIGTREMVSETCKCSEDLKREFYDFAYHGLRADHDELVYRVKDLEDTVEEMGEEEKEELQKVKEFQVNRESLIKELEEKWRTLFSPPGRLPKNRWSADITRRGERSTDNKKPDCFPKNRWSAEITGRGERSTDNKKVMRNTDRGARPKQRNVRDKRLQNPKPLSQTRKKKLKCLRLGKFDSQRLKES
- the LOC138005486 gene encoding uncharacterized protein PF3D7_1120000-like isoform X5 translates to MSQSAWNRNDPLTEGVVYEKRLADDIGQKWKDLGRALGFHQASIDNIEQEKGNNSKECCIEVLVRWLRRDGKEGATVGKLVDALTKIELKNLADRFPIKPSDTNRDSMENSKARELEDTVFKMRNRIKELEVEVSKIKNKNKELEEEVSKIREFEEEDLEDKLSFDMNPCAVSGENDEEVRERRISAELQTFKHKLATYVTSPLEVPEVKQDQFKTPVKLVIVKTLSEHLEDLYIGTREMVSETCKCSEDLKREFYDFAYHGLRADHDELVYRVKDLEDTVEEMGEEEKEELQKVKEFQVNRESLIKELEEKWRTLFSPPGRLPKNRWSADITRRGERSTDNKKPDCFPKNRWSAEITGRGERSTDNKKVMRNTDRGARPKQRNVRDKRLQNPKPLSQTRKKKLKCLRLGKFDSQRLKES